In Arachis hypogaea cultivar Tifrunner chromosome 2, arahy.Tifrunner.gnm2.J5K5, whole genome shotgun sequence, a genomic segment contains:
- the LOC112742355 gene encoding probable membrane-associated kinase regulator 3 yields MATKQSTTTTLVHVNEDYIDMELVTSCSSNLCPPQKSYSREFEFQMTPLSSNEKDSTASVADELFYNGKLLPLHNVKSFSSLEDSNFPIITNTNTNNNHLFDDSFSNIISPSESCRLSSDFAVTPDEYLFEWSNCSSQINNNSNVLLPNNKKSSSSSWSKKLKQINVGQRIKNSRSYIRSLFFTKATSGSSRCKECQDLKMKNKKNNHQFGMNILEDDEFSSIHGRRSFSGVVQRHCGPSKSSSLSTSSSGSSSCSSSFSFSSSSGYNNNDLQFFKRNIINAANNCEIEGSIEGAIAHCKKSHQKFASPKVAICGKQENEELLPTIPRREVN; encoded by the coding sequence ATGGCCACAAAACAATCAACAACTACTACTTTGGTTCATGTGAATGAAGACTACATTGACATGGAATTAGTCACTTCTTGTTCTTCAAACTTGTGTCCACCACAAAAAAGCTACAGCAGAGAATTTGAATTCCAAATGACTCCATTGTCATCAAATGAGAAAGATTCAACAGCTTCTGTTGCTGATGAACTCTTCTACAATGGAAAACTACTCCCTCTTCATAATGTGAAgtcattttcatctttggaagATTCCAACTTTCCCATcatcaccaacaccaacaccaacaacaACCACCTTTTCGATGATTCATTCAGTAACATTATTTCACCTTCAGAATCATGCAGATTAAGCAGTGATTTTGCTGTAACCCCAGATGAATACTTGTTTGAATGGTCTAATTGTTCTTCTCAAATCAACAACAATAGCAATGTTCTTCTTCCAAATAATaagaaatcttcttcttcttcatggtcAAAGAAGCTGAAGCAGATTAATGTGGGTCAAAGGATCAAGAACTCAAGGTCTTACATTAGATCCTTGTTCTTCACCAAAGCAACATCTGGTTCTTCAAGATGCAAAGAGTGTCAGGATTtgaagatgaagaacaagaagaacaaccaCCAATTTGGGATGAACATTCTTGAAGATGATGAGTTTAGTAGCATCCATGGTAGAAGATCTTTTTCTGGGGTGGTTCAGCGGCATTGTGGTCCATCAAAGTCTTCATCTTTATCAACATCTTCATCTGGGTCAAGTTCATGTTCTTCATCTTTCTCATTCAGTTCTTCATCAGGGTATAACAATAATGATTTGCAATTTTTCAAAAGGAACATCATCAATGCTGCAAATAATTGTGAAATTGAAGGTTCAATTGAAGGTGCCATTGCACATTGCAAGAAGTCTCACCAGAAATTTGCTTCCCCAAAAGTTGCAATTTGTGGGAAACAAGAAAATGAAGAATTACTACCTACCATTCCTAGAAGAGAGGTTAATTAA